A segment of the Leptolyngbya sp. NIES-3755 genome:
CGAATCAATTCGCGATGACTGCCTAAAAGGGTGTTTGAAGAGTATCGTTCGTTGCACTCACCCGCTCCGGAATAGAATTCGGGGCTAACTGAACAAAGTCCACTGAAGGGGACTGAAAGCCAACCCGAATCAATTCTTCAGTCCTGTTCACAGGACTTCGCACCATTAGCCCCGAATTCCATTCCGGGGCGGACGAGAACGAAGCGAGAAGATTTCTGATACTTTTCAAACATCCTCTAAAAGAGCGCTAAATTTGATCAACCTCACCTTTACCGATTCCATGAACATCTTTGATCTACTCACTGGAGAGAACGATCGATCTGCGTTAGTGGCTCCCGATCGCGCCACTCTCACGCATCAACAACTGAGAGACAATCTCAATCACTTAGTCAGCCAGTTGCAGCAATTCGGCTTACAGTCTGGAGATCGAATTGCGATCGCAATGCCAAATAGTTCTGCAATGGTTCTAACGTTCCTTGCGGCGACCTTGTGCGCGACGGCTGCCCCACTCAATCCAAAGTACAAAACAGAAGAATTCGCTTTCTACTACGAAGACACGCAAGCGAAAGCCTTAATTACTTTGCCGGGTACAGTTGAAGATGCGATCGCGGCGGCTCCTTCAGAGATGCAATTGATTCATGCGATCGTCCAATCAGATGGAACGCTAACCTTTGAACTGGTACGAGGAGAAGCGACTCCAATCACTTCACCCTCACCCACCGAAGATGATATCGCGATGATTCTGCATACAAGCGGAACGACCAGCCGTCCAAAACGAGTTCCCATTCGACATCGCAATCTAATTGCTTCGGCTCGAAACATCATTGAAGCCTACCAACTCACCTCCGAAGATACAACGCTCTGTTTGATGCCGTTGTTCCACATTCATGGCTTAGTCGGATGTCTATTATCAACCTTAGCTTCGGGGGGAACTCTCGTCTGTCCAAATGGCTTCAATGCTTTGGAATTTTGGCAATTGGTCGATCGCTTTCGTCCGACTTGGTATTCTGCTGCGCCAACGATGCACCAGATGATTTTGGCTCGTGCAAGTCGCAACTTGGAGATTGTGAAAGCAAATCCGTTTCGATTTATTCGATCGAGTAGTGCGCCCTTGCCTCCAGTCATCATTGAACAGTTAGAAGCAACCTTGAACGCCCCAGTGCTAGAGTCTTACAGCATGACTGAAGCGGCTCACTTGATGAGTACGAATCCATTACCACCAAACGTTCGTAAACCAGGAACCGTTGGAATTGGGTATGGAGTAGCAGTTGGAATCATGGATGAAGCTGGAACTTTGTTATCTCAAGGCTCACTCGGTGAAGTGGTGGTGAAAGGTGCAAATGTGATTGATGGGTATGAG
Coding sequences within it:
- a CDS encoding AMP-dependent synthetase and ligase (similar to AA sequence:cyanobase_aa:Npun_R4786), coding for MINLTFTDSMNIFDLLTGENDRSALVAPDRATLTHQQLRDNLNHLVSQLQQFGLQSGDRIAIAMPNSSAMVLTFLAATLCATAAPLNPKYKTEEFAFYYEDTQAKALITLPGTVEDAIAAAPSEMQLIHAIVQSDGTLTFELVRGEATPITSPSPTEDDIAMILHTSGTTSRPKRVPIRHRNLIASARNIIEAYQLTSEDTTLCLMPLFHIHGLVGCLLSTLASGGTLVCPNGFNALEFWQLVDRFRPTWYSAAPTMHQMILARASRNLEIVKANPFRFIRSSSAPLPPVIIEQLEATLNAPVLESYSMTEAAHLMSTNPLPPNVRKPGTVGIGYGVAVGIMDEAGTLLSQGSLGEVVVKGANVIDGYENNPTANATAFVDGWFRTGDQGTIDNDGYLRLTGRIKELINRGGEKISPLEVDDILLRHPAVSEALAFAVPHKSLGEDIHAAVVLKGDVTEKELKGHCAESLSDFKVPNQIHILDQLPRGATGKLQRLSMAKLLKIEA